The following coding sequences lie in one Saccharopolyspora hordei genomic window:
- a CDS encoding acyl-CoA dehydrogenase family protein, whose amino-acid sequence MDFGFDARTEELREQLLDFMDSHIYPAEPVFLQQLAEAEDPWAAHPPIMEELKAEARKRGLWNLFLPGEHGAGLTNLQYAPLAEIMGRSGRLAPEATNCSAPDTGNMEVLAQFGTEEQKKQWLEPLLAGEIRSAFCMTEPDVASSDATNIGTRIERDGDHYVINGRKWFSSGAMSPRCKVLIVMGKTDPNAERHRQQSQVLVPKDTPGVRIVRSMNVFGYTDADHGGHAEIVFEDVRVPVENVIAGEGEGFAIAQARLGPGRIHHCMRAIGMAERALEMMCRRTNERVAFGKPLADQGVIQHWIAESRVKIEQARLLVLKTAWLMDTVGNKGAHTEIQAIKVAVPEMATWVIDRAIQAHGGGGVSQEFPLANLYAHARTLHIVDGPDEVHRRSLARRELKKYR is encoded by the coding sequence ATGGATTTCGGCTTCGACGCACGCACCGAGGAACTGCGCGAGCAGCTCCTCGACTTCATGGACTCCCACATCTACCCAGCCGAACCGGTCTTCCTGCAGCAGCTCGCCGAGGCCGAGGACCCGTGGGCAGCGCACCCGCCGATCATGGAGGAGCTCAAGGCCGAAGCGCGCAAGCGCGGGTTGTGGAACCTCTTCCTGCCCGGTGAGCACGGCGCCGGGCTGACCAACCTGCAGTACGCGCCGCTGGCCGAGATCATGGGCCGGTCCGGCAGGCTGGCCCCGGAGGCCACCAACTGCTCCGCCCCGGACACCGGCAACATGGAGGTGCTGGCGCAGTTCGGCACCGAGGAGCAGAAGAAGCAGTGGCTGGAACCGCTGCTGGCGGGGGAGATCCGCTCCGCGTTCTGCATGACCGAACCCGACGTGGCCTCGTCCGACGCCACCAACATCGGCACCCGCATCGAGCGCGACGGCGACCACTACGTGATCAACGGTCGCAAGTGGTTCTCCTCCGGGGCGATGAGCCCGCGCTGCAAGGTCCTCATCGTCATGGGCAAGACCGACCCGAACGCCGAGCGGCACCGCCAGCAGAGCCAGGTCCTGGTGCCCAAGGACACCCCGGGCGTGCGGATCGTGCGCAGCATGAACGTCTTCGGCTACACCGACGCCGACCACGGTGGGCACGCCGAGATCGTCTTCGAGGACGTCCGGGTGCCGGTGGAGAACGTCATCGCCGGGGAGGGCGAGGGCTTCGCCATCGCCCAGGCGCGGCTCGGCCCGGGCCGCATCCACCACTGCATGCGCGCGATCGGGATGGCCGAACGGGCGCTGGAGATGATGTGCCGCCGCACCAACGAGCGCGTCGCCTTCGGCAAGCCGCTGGCCGACCAGGGCGTCATCCAGCACTGGATCGCCGAGTCGCGGGTCAAGATCGAGCAGGCGCGGCTGCTGGTGCTCAAGACCGCGTGGCTGATGGACACCGTGGGCAACAAGGGCGCGCACACCGAGATCCAGGCGATCAAGGTGGCGGTGCCGGAGATGGCCACCTGGGTCATCGACCGCGCCATCCAGGCCCACGGCGGCGGTGGCGTCAGCCAGGAGTTCCCGCTGGCCAACCTCTACGCCCACGCCCGGACCCTGCACATCGTCGACGGCCCCGACGAGGTGCACCGCCGCTCGCTGGCCCGCCGCGAGCTGAAGAAGTACCGCTGA
- the fabG gene encoding 3-oxoacyl-ACP reductase FabG, protein MADSRVAIVTGAARGIGAATAKRLAEDGFAVAVIDLDEKNCADTVSAIESAGGKALAVGADVSDAEQVKTAVDRVANELGAPTVLVNNAGVIRDNMLFKMTEDDWDTVMGVHLRGAFLMSRATQEHMVAAKWGRIVNLSSTSALGNRGQANYSTAKAGLQGFTKTLAIELGKFGITVNAIAPGFIATDMTRATAERVGMEFEEFTKAAAASIPVARVGQPEDIANTVSFFVDERSGFVSGQVIYVAGGPKA, encoded by the coding sequence ATGGCAGACAGTCGAGTCGCGATCGTCACCGGTGCCGCCCGCGGGATCGGCGCGGCCACGGCCAAGCGGCTGGCGGAGGACGGCTTCGCCGTCGCCGTCATCGACCTCGACGAGAAGAACTGCGCCGACACGGTCTCGGCGATCGAGTCCGCCGGCGGCAAGGCGCTGGCCGTCGGCGCCGACGTCAGCGACGCCGAGCAGGTCAAGACCGCGGTGGACCGGGTCGCCAACGAGCTCGGCGCCCCCACCGTGCTGGTCAACAACGCCGGGGTCATCCGGGACAACATGCTGTTCAAGATGACCGAGGACGACTGGGACACGGTCATGGGCGTGCACCTGCGGGGCGCGTTCCTGATGAGCCGCGCGACCCAGGAGCACATGGTCGCGGCGAAGTGGGGCCGCATCGTCAACCTCTCCAGCACCTCGGCGCTGGGCAACCGCGGCCAGGCCAACTACTCCACGGCCAAGGCCGGCCTGCAGGGCTTCACCAAGACGCTGGCCATCGAGCTCGGCAAGTTCGGCATCACCGTCAACGCCATCGCCCCCGGCTTCATCGCCACCGACATGACCCGCGCCACCGCCGAGCGGGTGGGCATGGAGTTCGAGGAGTTCACCAAGGCCGCGGCCGCGAGCATCCCGGTGGCCCGGGTGGGCCAGCCCGAGGACATCGCCAACACCGTGTCCTTCTTCGTCGACGAGCGCTCCGGGTTCGTCTCCGGCCAGGTCATCTACGTGGCGGGTGGGCCGAAGGCATGA
- a CDS encoding acyl-CoA dehydrogenase family protein: MTVDAAELRGRVEEFLAAHDPQRTDRLEFLRARFDAGLAWVHFPVGLGGLGAARELQPVVDEAFAEAGAPDNQPQLNVIGLGMAAPTILRFGTDEQRQRYLRPLWTGEETWCQLFSEPGAGSDLAALSTRAVRDGSDWVVDGQKVWTSLAHRARWAILVARSDPDLPKHKGLTYFICDMTDPGVEVRPLRQITGEAEFNEVFLTGVRIPDSQRIGEVGQGWQVAMGTLMNERVAIGGRTPPREGGMIGEAAEAWRAHPEKRTPALHDRLLTLWVAAEATRLTSIRLRQQLAIGEPGPEGSAVKVAFAEQNQAITGFELEFLGEDGLTYDDWTFRQPDYASLTKRGAGFRYLRAKGNSIEGGTTEILRNVIAERVLGLPPEIRTDKDRPWKELPR; the protein is encoded by the coding sequence ATGACCGTGGACGCCGCCGAACTCCGCGGCCGGGTCGAGGAGTTCCTCGCCGCGCACGATCCACAGCGGACCGACCGGCTGGAGTTCCTGCGGGCGCGCTTCGACGCCGGGCTGGCGTGGGTGCACTTCCCCGTCGGCCTCGGCGGCCTCGGCGCCGCGCGGGAGCTGCAACCGGTGGTCGACGAGGCGTTCGCCGAGGCGGGGGCACCGGACAACCAGCCGCAGCTCAACGTCATCGGCCTGGGCATGGCCGCGCCCACCATCCTGCGCTTCGGCACCGACGAGCAGCGCCAGCGCTACCTCCGCCCACTGTGGACCGGCGAGGAGACCTGGTGCCAGCTGTTCTCCGAACCGGGTGCCGGCTCGGACCTCGCCGCGCTGTCCACGCGCGCGGTGCGGGACGGCTCGGACTGGGTGGTCGACGGGCAGAAGGTCTGGACGTCGCTGGCGCACCGGGCCCGCTGGGCGATCCTCGTCGCCCGCTCCGACCCGGACCTGCCCAAGCACAAGGGCCTGACCTACTTCATCTGCGACATGACGGACCCGGGCGTGGAGGTCCGCCCGCTGCGGCAGATCACCGGTGAGGCCGAGTTCAACGAGGTGTTCCTGACCGGGGTCCGGATCCCGGACTCCCAGCGCATCGGCGAGGTCGGCCAGGGCTGGCAGGTCGCCATGGGCACCCTGATGAACGAGCGAGTGGCCATCGGCGGGCGCACGCCACCGCGCGAGGGCGGCATGATCGGCGAGGCCGCCGAGGCGTGGCGCGCGCACCCGGAGAAGCGCACCCCCGCGCTGCACGACCGCCTGCTCACGCTGTGGGTGGCGGCCGAGGCGACCCGGCTGACCAGCATCCGGCTGCGCCAGCAGCTGGCCATCGGCGAGCCCGGGCCGGAGGGCTCGGCGGTCAAGGTGGCCTTCGCCGAGCAGAACCAGGCGATCACCGGGTTCGAGCTGGAGTTCCTCGGCGAGGACGGGCTGACCTACGACGACTGGACGTTCCGCCAGCCCGACTACGCCTCGCTCACCAAGCGCGGCGCCGGGTTCCGGTACCTGCGGGCCAAGGGCAACTCCATCGAGGGCGGCACCACCGAGATCCTGCGCAACGTGATCGCCGAGCGGGTGCTGGGGCTGCCCCCGGAGATCCGCACCGACAAGGACCGGCCGTGGAAGGAGTTGCCGCGATGA
- a CDS encoding acyl-CoA dehydrogenase family protein yields MSAPDLLYTELEEDLRATVRRLLRERCDWTAVLARCESEEPYDLDLWRTLAGELGLAALLVPEDLGGAGASARELAVVAEEVGRAVAPVPFLGNVLVTAALVACAEREVLPQLADGSRIGTLAVGLTTAPHAAFPRSVKADGTSLTGTVSAVVDLEVADHVVVPAVDGDGAALYLVDTAASGVTRTPTTPLDLTRRFGTLELAGAVGKRLASGADAERALRRALLTAAGLLASEQVGLAQHCLDSTVDYAKTRYQFGRQIGSFQAVKHRLADLWVEVSTGRAVARNAADALAQDTEVDLAVALAQAHCSDLVVLAAEEHLQLHGGIGMTWEHPAHLYLGRAKSSQLTFGIAETHRQRIGELADLPTP; encoded by the coding sequence ATGAGCGCTCCGGACCTGCTCTACACCGAGCTGGAAGAGGACCTGCGAGCGACCGTGCGGCGACTGCTGCGCGAACGCTGCGACTGGACCGCGGTGCTGGCCCGCTGCGAGTCCGAGGAGCCCTACGACCTCGACCTGTGGCGCACCCTCGCCGGCGAGCTCGGCCTGGCCGCGCTGCTGGTGCCGGAGGACCTCGGCGGGGCCGGGGCGAGCGCCCGGGAGCTGGCGGTGGTGGCCGAGGAGGTCGGCCGCGCGGTCGCCCCGGTGCCGTTCCTGGGCAACGTGCTGGTCACCGCGGCGCTGGTGGCCTGCGCGGAGCGGGAGGTCCTGCCGCAGCTGGCGGACGGTTCCCGCATCGGCACCCTCGCCGTCGGGCTGACCACCGCGCCGCACGCGGCGTTCCCGCGGTCGGTCAAGGCCGACGGCACCAGCCTGACCGGCACGGTGTCCGCGGTGGTCGACCTCGAGGTGGCCGACCACGTCGTGGTGCCGGCCGTGGACGGCGACGGTGCGGCGCTGTACCTGGTGGACACCGCGGCCTCGGGGGTCACCCGGACGCCGACCACGCCGCTGGACCTCACCCGGCGGTTCGGCACCCTCGAGCTGGCGGGCGCGGTCGGGAAGCGGCTGGCCTCCGGGGCGGACGCCGAGCGGGCGCTGCGGCGGGCCCTGCTCACCGCGGCCGGGCTGCTGGCCTCCGAGCAGGTCGGCCTGGCTCAGCACTGCCTGGACTCCACAGTGGACTACGCGAAGACCCGCTACCAGTTCGGCAGGCAGATCGGGTCCTTCCAGGCGGTCAAGCACCGGCTGGCCGACCTGTGGGTCGAGGTCAGCACGGGGCGCGCCGTGGCCCGCAACGCCGCGGACGCGCTGGCCCAGGACACCGAGGTCGACCTGGCGGTGGCACTGGCGCAGGCCCACTGCTCGGACCTGGTGGTGCTGGCCGCCGAGGAGCACCTCCAGCTGCACGGCGGCATCGGCATGACCTGGGAGCACCCGGCGCACCTCTACCTCGGCCGGGCCAAGAGCTCCCAGCTGACCTTCGGCATCGCCGAGACCCACCGGCAGCGCATCGGCGAGCTCGCCGACCTGCCCACGCCGTAG
- a CDS encoding MaoC/PaaZ C-terminal domain-containing protein — MRVFTSKDEIIAAKGEQLGASEWLTITQEQINQFADATLDHQWIHVDVDRAQQGPFGAPIAHGFLTLSLLSKLNSENYRFEGAKMGINYGLNKVRFPNPVKVGSRIRSVAELADVTEVDGGVQLTVKSTIEIEGEAKPACVAEGLTRVIF; from the coding sequence GTGCGAGTGTTCACGAGCAAGGACGAGATCATCGCCGCCAAGGGCGAGCAGCTCGGCGCCAGCGAGTGGCTGACCATCACCCAGGAGCAGATCAACCAGTTCGCCGACGCCACCCTGGACCACCAGTGGATCCACGTCGACGTCGACCGCGCCCAGCAGGGACCGTTCGGCGCGCCCATCGCGCACGGGTTCCTCACGTTGAGCCTGCTGTCGAAGCTCAACTCGGAGAACTACCGGTTCGAGGGCGCGAAGATGGGGATCAACTACGGCCTGAACAAGGTCCGGTTCCCCAACCCGGTCAAGGTCGGCTCCCGGATCCGCTCCGTCGCCGAGCTCGCCGACGTCACCGAGGTCGACGGTGGCGTGCAGCTGACGGTCAAGTCCACCATCGAGATCGAGGGCGAGGCGAAGCCCGCCTGCGTCGCCGAGGGCCTCACCCGCGTGATCTTCTGA
- a CDS encoding AbgT family transporter, whose protein sequence is MSETRASRPPRIDRVLNLVERVGNKLPEPFILFGLLFLLVVVVSTVVAAFGVTVHVPGDDEVTPIRGALSGEGLEFLFTSMAENFIGFPPLETVVTIMLAVGLAERTGLLTALIRVAFGGAPRWVLPYAVGLVGITASVMADSSMIIVPPLAALVFKAAGRHPVAGLLGGFAAVGAGYSTSPLVTSLDALFAGISNEVAATLPDPGTTVTPVSNYYFNAVSSIVLGLLAGLLIDKVIEPRLVRTGVPREASGDGPEITAALEPAERRGLVWAGVAFLLTAAAVVLLVVWPGSPLRNEAGGFLPESPLLDSVTTLIFLGFAVPAIVHGALVGVVRRAADVPKLMAEAVRELAGFLVLAFMLGQFIALFGWTNLGAWVAVSGADLLRAIGLDGYPAFLGFMVLASLLNLFIISGSSLWTLMASVFVPMFVLLGFEPGFAQAAFRVGDSATQIMTPLNPYMIIILGYLRRYEPAAGMGTLVARMTPFVVPFWLLWAVVLTVFYFADLPLGPGMGIHIAP, encoded by the coding sequence ATGAGCGAGACCCGGGCCAGCCGGCCGCCGCGGATCGACCGGGTGCTGAACCTGGTGGAGCGAGTGGGGAACAAGCTGCCCGAGCCCTTCATCCTCTTCGGACTGCTGTTCCTGCTCGTGGTGGTGGTCTCCACCGTGGTGGCCGCCTTCGGCGTCACCGTGCACGTCCCCGGCGACGACGAGGTGACGCCGATCCGGGGCGCGCTCAGCGGCGAGGGCCTGGAGTTCCTGTTCACCAGCATGGCCGAGAACTTCATCGGGTTCCCGCCGCTGGAGACGGTGGTCACGATCATGCTCGCGGTGGGGCTGGCCGAGCGCACCGGGCTGCTCACCGCGCTGATCCGGGTCGCCTTCGGCGGGGCGCCGCGCTGGGTGCTGCCGTACGCGGTCGGCCTGGTGGGCATCACCGCGAGCGTGATGGCCGACTCCTCGATGATCATCGTCCCGCCGCTGGCGGCGCTGGTGTTCAAGGCCGCCGGGCGGCACCCGGTGGCCGGGCTGCTCGGCGGGTTCGCCGCCGTCGGCGCCGGCTACTCGACCTCGCCGCTGGTCACCAGCCTGGACGCGCTGTTCGCCGGGATCAGCAACGAGGTCGCCGCGACCCTGCCGGACCCGGGCACGACGGTCACCCCGGTGTCCAACTACTACTTCAACGCAGTGTCGTCGATCGTGCTCGGCCTGCTCGCCGGGCTGCTCATCGACAAGGTGATCGAGCCGCGCCTGGTGCGCACCGGGGTGCCGCGCGAGGCGTCGGGGGACGGTCCGGAGATCACGGCGGCGCTGGAACCCGCCGAGCGCCGCGGTCTGGTGTGGGCCGGGGTGGCGTTCCTGCTCACCGCCGCCGCGGTCGTGCTGCTCGTGGTGTGGCCGGGTTCGCCGCTGCGCAACGAGGCCGGTGGGTTCCTGCCCGAGTCGCCGCTGCTGGACTCGGTGACCACGCTGATCTTCTTGGGGTTCGCGGTCCCGGCGATCGTCCACGGCGCGCTGGTGGGCGTGGTGCGGCGGGCCGCGGACGTGCCGAAGCTGATGGCCGAGGCGGTCCGGGAGCTGGCCGGGTTCCTGGTGCTGGCGTTCATGCTCGGGCAGTTCATCGCGCTGTTCGGCTGGACGAACCTCGGTGCCTGGGTGGCGGTCTCGGGCGCGGACCTGCTGCGCGCGATCGGCCTGGACGGCTACCCGGCGTTCCTCGGGTTCATGGTGCTGGCCTCGCTGCTCAACCTGTTCATCATCTCCGGGTCGAGCCTGTGGACGCTCATGGCGTCGGTGTTCGTGCCGATGTTCGTGCTGCTGGGCTTCGAGCCCGGCTTCGCGCAGGCGGCGTTCCGGGTGGGCGACTCGGCCACGCAGATCATGACGCCGCTGAACCCGTACATGATCATCATCTTGGGCTACCTGCGCCGCTACGAACCGGCGGCGGGGATGGGCACCCTGGTGGCCCGCATGACCCCGTTCGTGGTGCCGTTCTGGCTCCTCTGGGCCGTGGTCCTGACGGTCTTCTACTTCGCCGACCTGCCGCTGGGGCCCGGCATGGGCATCCACATCGCGCCGTGA
- a CDS encoding AMP-binding protein has translation MSSYARRPWLAHYGDLPADIEVEHGTALEMFRASVARAPGTTAIRYFDAELTLADVDSASDALAVALQDGGFRSGDRLGVYVQNDPAFVIAVVAAWKAGGAAVVINPMNKARELTYLLADSGATALVCLDELHESVAAEVLASGATRVLTVITCSARDWQTRDDPRVLPQREVRRGGTLDLLELLDRCAGRTPVADPPSPDDVAVLTYTSGTTGEPKGAMNTHAVIAFNAQAFRDWMGMTPDDSVLAVAPLFHITGLVGHFALALLVPCPLVLTHRFQPEVVLDAIREHRPTFTVGAITAFIALSGVEGLTAEDFRSFRLVYSGGAPVPPAVNQQFLERTGHYIHNAYGLTESTSITHLVPPGARAPVDPTSGALSIGLPIFGTSVRILDDSGEEVPVGEVGEIAIAGRQVVPGYWGKPEATAAALPGGELRTGDVGFMDADGWFYVVDRKKDMINAAGYKVWPREVEDVLYDHPAVLEAAVVGVPDPYRGETVKAFVVLKPGAAATEEDLVDHCKARLAAYKYPRQVQLVPELPKTPTGKILRRQLRDQ, from the coding sequence ATGAGCAGCTACGCGCGCCGTCCTTGGCTGGCCCACTACGGAGACCTCCCGGCGGACATCGAGGTCGAGCACGGCACCGCGCTCGAGATGTTCCGCGCCTCCGTCGCCCGTGCCCCGGGGACCACGGCGATCCGGTACTTCGACGCCGAACTCACCCTGGCCGATGTGGACTCCGCGTCCGACGCGCTCGCGGTCGCGTTGCAGGACGGCGGTTTCCGCTCCGGTGACCGGCTCGGCGTCTACGTGCAGAACGACCCCGCGTTCGTGATCGCGGTGGTGGCCGCGTGGAAGGCCGGGGGCGCGGCCGTGGTCATCAACCCGATGAACAAGGCGCGGGAACTCACCTACCTGCTGGCCGATTCCGGCGCGACGGCGTTGGTGTGCCTGGACGAACTGCACGAGTCGGTCGCGGCGGAGGTCCTCGCTTCCGGCGCCACGCGGGTGTTGACCGTCATCACCTGCTCGGCGCGGGACTGGCAGACCCGTGACGACCCGCGCGTGCTGCCGCAGCGGGAGGTGCGCCGCGGCGGGACGCTGGACCTGCTCGAGCTGCTGGACCGCTGCGCGGGGCGCACGCCGGTGGCCGACCCGCCGTCGCCCGACGACGTCGCGGTGCTGACCTACACCTCGGGCACCACCGGGGAACCCAAGGGCGCGATGAACACCCACGCCGTGATCGCGTTCAACGCGCAGGCGTTCCGCGACTGGATGGGGATGACGCCGGACGACAGCGTGCTGGCCGTCGCCCCGCTGTTCCACATCACCGGGCTGGTCGGGCACTTCGCGCTGGCCCTGCTGGTGCCGTGCCCGCTGGTGCTGACGCACCGGTTCCAGCCGGAAGTGGTGCTCGACGCGATCCGCGAGCACCGCCCGACCTTCACCGTCGGGGCGATCACCGCGTTCATCGCGCTGAGCGGGGTGGAGGGGTTGACGGCGGAGGACTTCCGCTCGTTCCGGTTGGTCTACTCGGGCGGGGCACCGGTGCCGCCCGCGGTGAACCAGCAGTTCCTGGAGCGGACCGGGCACTACATCCACAACGCCTACGGCCTGACCGAGTCCACGTCGATCACCCACCTCGTGCCGCCGGGTGCGCGGGCGCCGGTGGACCCCACCTCCGGGGCGCTGTCGATCGGGCTGCCGATCTTCGGCACCTCGGTGCGCATCCTCGACGACTCCGGCGAAGAGGTGCCGGTCGGCGAGGTGGGCGAGATCGCGATCGCCGGCCGCCAGGTGGTGCCGGGGTACTGGGGCAAGCCGGAGGCGACGGCGGCGGCGCTGCCCGGCGGCGAGCTGCGCACCGGCGACGTCGGGTTCATGGACGCCGACGGCTGGTTCTACGTGGTGGACCGCAAGAAGGACATGATCAACGCGGCGGGGTACAAGGTGTGGCCCCGCGAGGTGGAGGACGTCCTCTACGACCACCCGGCGGTGCTGGAGGCGGCGGTGGTGGGGGTCCCGGACCCCTACCGCGGGGAGACGGTCAAGGCCTTCGTGGTGCTGAAGCCGGGGGCCGCGGCGACCGAGGAGGACCTGGTCGACCACTGCAAGGCGCGCCTGGCGGCCTACAAGTACCCGCGCCAGGTCCAGCTGGTGCCCGAGCTGCCGAAGACCCCCACCGGCAAGATCCTCCGCCGCCAGCTCCGCGACCAGTGA
- a CDS encoding TetR/AcrR family transcriptional regulator gives MARVANGRTTAVMATGDEPVPQRLLSVATRLFAEQGYELTSVQQIVDAAGVTKGAMYHYFGSKDDLLYEIYARVLRVQHARMESAADSDAPVDERLHAVAADVVATTAANLDDTKIFFRSMHLLHPDKQAEVRAERRRYHERVCALIEEGQRAGVFRADKSPDLVVDFFFGAVHHLGTWFRHDGELTGEQVGEQFADLLLASLRP, from the coding sequence ATGGCGCGGGTGGCCAACGGCCGCACCACCGCGGTGATGGCGACGGGGGACGAGCCGGTCCCGCAGCGGTTGCTGTCGGTGGCCACGCGACTGTTCGCCGAGCAGGGCTACGAGCTGACCTCGGTGCAGCAGATCGTCGACGCCGCCGGGGTCACCAAGGGGGCGATGTACCACTACTTCGGCTCCAAGGACGACCTGCTCTACGAGATCTACGCGCGGGTGCTGCGCGTGCAGCACGCGCGGATGGAGAGCGCGGCCGACAGCGACGCTCCGGTGGACGAGCGGCTGCACGCGGTGGCCGCCGACGTCGTCGCCACGACGGCGGCGAACCTGGACGACACGAAGATCTTCTTCCGCTCGATGCACCTGCTGCACCCGGACAAGCAGGCGGAGGTCCGGGCGGAGCGCCGCCGCTACCACGAGCGGGTGTGCGCGCTGATCGAGGAGGGCCAGCGCGCCGGGGTGTTCCGCGCGGACAAGTCACCGGACCTGGTGGTGGACTTCTTCTTCGGTGCGGTGCACCACCTCGGCACCTGGTTCCGCCACGACGGCGAGCTCACCGGGGAGCAGGTCGGGGAGCAGTTCGCCGACCTGCTGCTGGCCTCGCTGCGCCCCTGA
- a CDS encoding SDR family oxidoreductase, which translates to MCEVQLAGSAVVITGGGNGIGAAMARKFAGLGARVVLADVDTEAVQRVAAEVGGLAVPGDAASEDGVRALVDAALGEHGRIDLFCANAGISRGGGPEADEAAWADSWETNVMAHVRAARAVLPHWLERGQGHFLATVSAAGLLTMLGAAPYSVTKHAALGFAEWLAITYADRGITVQALCPQGVRTNMLGSSGSAGKVLLDEGALEPEQVADVVADSLDSGEFLVLPHPEVADYYALRAAQPQRWQAGMRKLQRKLG; encoded by the coding sequence GTGTGTGAGGTGCAGCTCGCTGGTTCCGCGGTGGTGATCACCGGTGGGGGCAACGGGATCGGTGCCGCGATGGCCCGCAAGTTCGCCGGGCTCGGGGCGCGGGTCGTGCTGGCCGATGTGGACACCGAGGCCGTCCAGCGGGTGGCGGCGGAGGTCGGCGGGCTGGCGGTGCCGGGTGACGCCGCGAGCGAGGACGGGGTGCGCGCGCTCGTCGACGCCGCCCTGGGCGAGCACGGGCGGATCGACCTGTTCTGCGCCAACGCCGGGATCTCCCGCGGTGGCGGCCCGGAGGCCGACGAGGCGGCGTGGGCCGACTCCTGGGAGACCAACGTGATGGCGCACGTCCGCGCGGCCCGCGCCGTGCTGCCGCACTGGCTGGAGCGCGGGCAGGGGCACTTCCTGGCCACGGTGTCGGCCGCGGGGCTGCTGACCATGCTCGGTGCCGCGCCGTACTCGGTGACCAAGCACGCGGCGCTCGGCTTCGCCGAGTGGCTGGCGATCACCTACGCCGACCGGGGCATCACCGTGCAGGCGCTGTGCCCGCAGGGGGTGCGCACGAACATGCTCGGCTCCAGCGGGAGCGCGGGCAAGGTGCTGCTCGACGAGGGAGCGCTGGAACCCGAGCAGGTCGCCGACGTGGTCGCCGACTCGCTGGACAGCGGCGAGTTCCTCGTCCTGCCGCACCCCGAGGTCGCCGACTACTACGCGCTGCGCGCCGCCCAGCCGCAGCGGTGGCAGGCGGGCATGCGCAAGCTCCAGCGCAAGCTCGGCTGA
- a CDS encoding SDR family oxidoreductase, with the protein MSKRFDGRVAIVTGASRGIGLAIAQRLVAEGAKVTVTARKPEPLAEAVSGLGGAEHALGIAGKADNAEHQAEVVERTVETFGKVDLLVNNTGINPAYGPLLDVDLGIARKSLEVNVLAALSWTQRVHRAWMGEHGGAVLNVSSVAGQRPAPGIGFYGATKAMLSYITKDLAVELGPKVRVNAIAPAVVKTKFATALYEGREEEVAAQYPLQRLGIPEDISGAAAFLLSDEASWITGQVLVLDGGVTLRGGV; encoded by the coding sequence ATGAGCAAGCGCTTCGACGGTCGGGTGGCGATCGTGACCGGCGCGAGCCGGGGGATCGGCCTGGCCATCGCCCAGCGGCTGGTGGCCGAGGGCGCGAAGGTGACCGTGACCGCGCGCAAGCCCGAGCCGCTGGCCGAGGCGGTCTCCGGGCTGGGCGGCGCCGAGCACGCCCTCGGCATCGCGGGCAAGGCGGACAACGCCGAGCACCAGGCCGAGGTGGTCGAGCGGACGGTCGAGACGTTCGGCAAGGTCGACCTGCTGGTGAACAACACCGGGATCAACCCCGCCTACGGCCCGCTGCTCGACGTGGACCTCGGCATCGCGCGCAAGTCGTTGGAGGTCAACGTGCTCGCCGCGCTGTCGTGGACCCAGCGGGTGCACCGGGCGTGGATGGGCGAGCACGGCGGTGCGGTGCTCAACGTGTCCTCGGTGGCCGGCCAGCGGCCCGCGCCGGGGATCGGTTTCTACGGCGCCACCAAGGCGATGCTGTCCTACATCACCAAGGACCTCGCGGTGGAGCTCGGCCCGAAGGTCCGGGTCAACGCCATCGCGCCGGCGGTGGTCAAGACGAAGTTCGCCACCGCGCTCTACGAGGGCCGCGAGGAGGAGGTGGCCGCGCAGTACCCGTTGCAGCGGCTGGGGATCCCGGAGGACATCAGCGGCGCGGCGGCGTTCCTGCTCTCCGACGAGGCGTCCTGGATCACCGGGCAGGTCCTGGTGCTCGACGGCGGCGTGACGCTGAGGGGCGGTGTGTGA